The Clostridia bacterium sequence CCGTCGGGAACGATGAAGAGTATCGCAAGGTCGTTCAGACGGATGAAATCGAGCGGCTCGCCGAACGCGCCGTCCATGGCGGTGACGTAGAGCTCGGAAACTTCATAACCCTCGGGAACGGTGCTGAGGGAGATCCAGTTGTCGCCGGGTCTGACGTTCCACTCGGCAGTCAGATCGTCGAGAACCTCGGTCTCGTTGACGATGTATCTCTCGGTGACGGTGTAGGCGTTTCTGCGCCACACGACCGTGACGTCAACGTCGGCTTCGGGCTGAATGAAGGTGAGCGTCGTATCGCCGACAAGAGCGGCGTCTATAAATTCATGGAAAGGAGCAATTTCCGCAACGATGTAATACTCAGCGATCATGTAGTCCGCGCCCGGAGCTTCGAGCGTGATGGAGGTTTCGGAACCCGCGGGGTTGTTGTTGATCTCGCGGCTGCTGATGAGGAGGCCGCTCTCGTCGACGTTGGAAACCGTTACGTTGAACATATTGGCCTTCCACTCGATGTTGACGATGACGTCGTCCTCGGGCATTTCAAAGGAGTAGACGTTTTCGCCGACGGTGACGAGATCGTACGCGACGGTTTCGTCAGCGGCGCTGACGGCGGTGATCTCATTGATGATGTACCCGGCCTCGTATCCGGCAGGAGCGGTCGCGATGATAATCGCGGTGGTACCGGCGTCGCTGGGGGCGACTTCGGTATCGATTATCTGACCGTTGACGATGTCGTTGATCGTGACGTTGAAGGTGATCTTCTTGAGGATCACGGTAACGTCAACGTCCGCCTCGGGCATCGTGAAGTAGTAGGCGCCGGCGAGGTTGCTGACGTTCAGGACTTCGACGAAGAGGCCGTTCACGGCGGTGGTGGCGATAACGTCTTCAACAGCGTAGCCGTCGGGAACGTCGATCGCGAAGATGTGCTTGTCGCCGACCATAACGCCGGCGTCGGTCCACTCGGCGACAACGTCGGTTCCGTCATAGGACGTATAGTTCACGTCGAAGAGCACGGACTTGTAAAGGATGACGACGTCGACCTCGGCGGCAGGCATCTCGAAGGAATAGGAGCCGTTGCCCATATCGGCAACAGGGATTATCTCGGCAAAGGTACCGTTGATGTTGGACATCGCAAAGACGTCGTCAACGGCGTAGCCGGCGGGAGCGTTCGCGGCAAACACGAAAGTCGAGCCCGCGGCAATATCGCTTACGGTCCACTCGTCGTCAAGATCGGCTTCCTTGTAGGAAACGAAGTTGATGTCGAACAGAGTCGCGGTGTAGACGATCGTCAGCGTGACGTTGCCTTCCGGCATATCGAAATAGTACGCGCCGGCGATGGAATCGAGCGGGAACACTTCGACAAACGCGTCTCCGGTCTCATAAGTACCGAAAATCTCGCTGACCGCATAGCCCTGAGGCGCTTCGACGGTGAAGAGCACTTTCTCACCGACGTTGGCGGAGGTGGGTCCGACATAGTAGGCAGTGTCATCATCGGTGCCGTCCTCGAAAATGTTCACCGCGGAAATGGTAAACTGCGACTTGGCGTAGACCAGGCAGATCGTGACTTCGCCCGCGGGCATATCGAAGTAGTACGCGCCGGCGATGGAGTCAATCGGGAACACTTCGACAAACGCGGTTCCGGCGGTCATCACGCCGTAGATCTCCTTGAGGGTATAGCCGTCGGGATTCTCGACAGTGAAGAATACTCTCTCTCCGACAATGGCGGTATCGGCGCCGTCATAATAAACGGTGTCGTCATCGTTGCCGTCCTCGAAGAGGTTCGCGGAGGCAATGCCGTATTCGGTGTTGCTGTAGATCAGGTGGACGGTGACCAGAGCGTCGGGCATTACAAAGCTGTACGCGCCGGCGATCTCCTCAAGCTCAACGACCTCGACGAAGTCCTGTCCGGCTCCGGCGGTAACGAATACTTCGGGCACGCTGTAGCCGTTGATCTCGGCGCCGTAGAAGACTACGGTCTCACCGGGGTCGGCGGTGACGGGTCCGACGTAATAGGTCTCCGGATCGGGGCTCTCAACTCCGTCAAACAGCGCGACGGGAGTGATGTCGTGCCTGTTGGCGGTGTAAACGACATTGATGGTTATCGGCTGATCGGGCATCGTCAGTCTGTAGCTGTTCGCGCCGATGGTCTCGATCGGAAGATCGAGCAGGGTCGCGAAGGACGTGCCGGCGTAACCGAGAACGTAGATGGTGTCGACAGCGTATCCCGCCTTGGGATCGACGTTGAAGACAACGTCGTCGCCCGCGGCTATCTCATCGTCGATGATGACCTGATAGTCGGCGTCGTCGCTGTGTCCGCCGTCATAAATGTGGTTGACAACGGCGCTGTTAAGTATGCAGCGGTAGATGACGTTCATCTCGAGGTCGTAGTCAGGCATCGTGATGTGATAAACGCCCTGAACGGGATTATCATACTGGAGGTCTTCTATAAACAGGGAGAAATCTGCTCCGCTGGGGGTCGTAAAGAAGACGTCCTCGATGATGTAGCCATGCGGCGCGATGATCGTCACGAGAGGAGTCTCTCCCTCCTCGTAAGAACCGTAAAGCTCATCATACGAGTTGGCGGCGTTGTAGCCGTCGCTGAAAATGTGGTTGATGGTTATACCGTGCTGCCCAGCGGCGCTCGCGGTGAGCGCAACAGGTGAAATCACCATGGTGCTGAGCAGGAGCATAACAACTAAGCATGAAGACAGTATTGAAGTCAATACTTTTTTGGTGTTAGAGTTCTTCAATGTTAGTGCTCCTTTCCGTTAGTTGTTGTGTAATCAAAACCCGACATTGTGCATGACGTCGGCGAATGCGCCTCTATCATGCCGAAAGCAGGTAAGATAACCGAAGTTTGCGCGAAAGATGCTTTCATTCTGTCACTCCTCTTTGTGATCGAAAAGACCGATCAAATGAATCGACGGCGTCTCTCTCGTAGACGGGTAAATAAGCAGTCTACCCCGTTGCGCCCGTCGAACGCGGGGGCGTTACGCTTGTCCGGTCGGAAGAATCCGCG is a genomic window containing:
- a CDS encoding InlB B-repeat-containing protein, which produces MKNSNTKKVLTSILSSCLVVMLLLSTMVISPVALTASAAGQHGITINHIFSDGYNAANSYDELYGSYEEGETPLVTIIAPHGYIIEDVFFTTPSGADFSLFIEDLQYDNPVQGVYHITMPDYDLEMNVIYRCILNSAVVNHIYDGGHSDDADYQVIIDDEIAAGDDVVFNVDPKAGYAVDTIYVLGYAGTSFATLLDLPIETIGANSYRLTMPDQPITINVVYTANRHDITPVALFDGVESPDPETYYVGPVTADPGETVVFYGAEINGYSVPEVFVTAGAGQDFVEVVELEEIAGAYSFVMPDALVTVHLIYSNTEYGIASANLFEDGNDDDTVYYDGADTAIVGERVFFTVENPDGYTLKEIYGVMTAGTAFVEVFPIDSIAGAYYFDMPAGEVTICLVYAKSQFTISAVNIFEDGTDDDTAYYVGPTSANVGEKVLFTVEAPQGYAVSEIFGTYETGDAFVEVFPLDSIAGAYYFDMPEGNVTLTIVYTATLFDINFVSYKEADLDDEWTVSDIAAGSTFVFAANAPAGYAVDDVFAMSNINGTFAEIIPVADMGNGSYSFEMPAAEVDVVILYKSVLFDVNYTSYDGTDVVAEWTDAGVMVGDKHIFAIDVPDGYAVEDVIATTAVNGLFVEVLNVSNLAGAYYFTMPEADVDVTVILKKITFNVTINDIVNGQIIDTEVAPSDAGTTAIIIATAPAGYEAGYIINEITAVSAADETVAYDLVTVGENVYSFEMPEDDVIVNIEWKANMFNVTVSNVDESGLLISSREINNNPAGSETSITLEAPGADYMIAEYYIVAEIAPFHEFIDAALVGDTTLTFIQPEADVDVTVVWRRNAYTVTERYIVNETEVLDDLTAEWNVRPGDNWISLSTVPEGYEVSELYVTAMDGAFGEPLDFIRLNDLAILFIVPDGDVFVDYYLTKIVNTVNYYAYVDGELAVVKSEDVEYGEKAVWGKDNAADDLPDGHAFIGWYLGAAEYDFETALTGDIDLFAVYEFASCTVSFNSDGGSEVASQTVIKGGKAVEPAAPEKEGYDFAGWQLNGAAYDFSAEVTADIELTATWTEKTYTVTLPTSVDYEVKTADGYDTTVKYDGSYAFTVEYADGVDGENAVVTANGEKLTPDASGLYTVNNIKSDVYINVNVAGTQEPVLYTVKFNYFHGDDAVSVVNRVEEGGSVTAPEDTGRYTYKFLGWFDNAEGTGEAVTDFTNITADAEYFAVYEQNPLADYTFGEHTVTDSAYGIGFKEVKIEVVKNDAEYQDRDVYVIAAAQLKDGSTVLFYVPVYVENGEVKADVSLILNSNTFEYVDMYIVYDEVDLTGSLNWIDIESGIQVA